From a single Anomalospiza imberbis isolate Cuckoo-Finch-1a 21T00152 chromosome 16, ASM3175350v1, whole genome shotgun sequence genomic region:
- the CCNF gene encoding cyclin-F isoform X2, with protein sequence MKAGVVHCRCSRCFSFPSKRRIIKRPRVLTFLNLPEDVLFHILKGLPAADILSVRAVHSYLKYLVDNHSSVWAHASFQDLWPSPNHLRMFERAAESGNFEAAVKLSLAYLYNEGLSITGHGRAEVNGIKASHYFSLAEHLNVCAVPFIWLFIRPPWSFSGSCCKAVVYESLKAECQLDKAQKGSILHSLAKVLNFFEDEGKKKESLEMLEESSKQGCLISSYLLWENNRKAAMSDPGRYLQSLRKLRDYAAKGCWEAQIALAKACGNGNQLGLEAKSSREMVSQIFQASLPISKQSIFTVQKGMNEIMRYILVDWLVEVATMKDFSSLCLHMTVGCVDRYLTLRPVPRARLQLLGIACMVICTRFISKEMLTIREAVWLTDNSYKYEELVRMMGEIISALEGKIRTPTILDYKEVLSSIVLLERRTLHLYSFICELSLLNTSLSVYSPAQLAAAALLLAKMLHGQAHPWTSQLSECTGFSQEDLLPCVLSLHQKCFHDDAPKDYRQVSLMAVKQRFEDERYEEIGKEQVMSYSQLCSLLGVKQKDPEPSPLHRNVAEIQTFLSSPSGKRAKRRREDSIQDDRGSFVTTPTAELSSQEESLLDNFLDWSLDSCSGYEGDQESEGEREGDVTSPSGILDVTVLYLDPAEHCGQDSSDEDSLPGEWDGSGAPHREGELPGAYLTPRNPNPEGSSGYSSVNTASPTSSVEGSPGAAPKPTSALPHSNSMNREPCQPHYLHRRQVKRKNMAEHTEERLNLAFLSL encoded by the exons ATGAAGGCGGGCG tggtTCACTGTAGATGTTCcagatgtttttctttcccttcaaaGCGAAGGATAATAAAACGGCCTCGAGTCCTGACATTCTTGAACCTCCCCGAGGATGTTCTGTTTCACATCCTGAAGGGCCTCCCTGCTGCAGACATCCTCTCAGTCAGAGCT GTGCACTCATATCTTAAATACCTTGTGGATAATCATTCCAGTGTTTGGGCACATGCAAGTTTCCAAGACTTGTGGCCATCTCCAAACCATTTGAGGATGTTTGAAAG GGCTGCTGAAAGCGGTAACTTTGAAGCTGCTGTGAAGCTGAGCTTGGCGTACCTGTACAACGAAGGCC TGTCCATCACGGGCCACGGGCGTGCAGAAGTGAACGGAATAAAGGCATCTCACTACTTCAGCTTGGCAGAGCATCTGAATGTGTGTGCAGTCCCCTTTATCTGGCTCTTCATCCGTCCTCCCTGGTCCTTCTCTGGAAGCTGCTGTAAAGCTGTGGTCTATGAGAGTCTGAAAGCAGAGTGTCAGCTTGACAAG GCTCAGAAAGGATCTATTCTCCACAGCTTGGCTAAGGTTTTGAATTTCTTTGAG gatgaaggaaaaaagaaagaatccCTTGAAATGCTTGAAGAATCATCAAAACAGGGTTGTTTAATCAGCTCCTACCTCCTTtgggaaaacaacagaaaagctGCT ATGTCGGATCCTGGCAGATACCTCCAAAGTCTCAGGAAGCTACGAGACTACGcagccaagggctgctgggaagcACAG ATAGCTTTAGCCAAAGCTTGTGGGAATGGAAACCAACTAGGATTAGAAGCAAAATCTTCCAGGGAAATGGTTTCTCAAATCTTTCAAGCTTCCCTTCCTATCAGCAAGCAAAGCATCTTCACTGTGCAGAAAGGAATGAATGAAATAATGAG GTATATCCTGGTGGACTGGCTGGTGGAAGTGGCCACCATGAAGGACTTTTCTAGCCTGTGCCTTCACATGACAGTGGGATGTGTGGACCGTTATTTGACGCTGAGACCTGTACCTCGTGCTCGGCTCCAGCTTTTGGGAATAGCCTGCATGGTCATTTGCACACG TTTCATCAGCAAAGAGATGCTGACGATACGGGAAGCTGTGTGGCTGACAGACAACTCCTACAAATATGAAGAGTTGGTCAGAATGATGGGCGAGATCATTTCTGCCTTAGAAGGAAAGATAAGG ACACCCACCATTTTGGACTACAAAGAAGTTCTGTCAAGTATTGTCTTGCTGGAGAGAAGAACTCTTCACCTTTACAGCTTCATCTGTGAGCTGTCCCTCCTGAACACGAGCCTCAGCGTGTattccccagcccagctggctgctgctgcactgctgctggccaagATGCTGCATGGACAAG CACACCCCTGGACCAGCCAGCTGTCTGAGTGCACTGGGTTCTCTCAAGAAGACCTCTTGCCCTGCGTGCTGAGCCTCCACCAAAAGTG CTTCCACGACGATGCCCCAAAGGATTACAGGCAGGTGTCCCTAATGGCAGTAAAACAGCGATTTGAAGATGAGCGCTATGAAGAAATCGGCAAAGAACAG gTTATGAGTTACAGCCAGCTCTGTTCATTGTTGGGTGTGAAACAGAAGGACCCAGAGCCCAGTCCCTTGCACAGGAATGTAGCGGAAATTCAGACTTTCCTCAGCTCTCCCTCTGGAAAGAGAGCTAAAAG gaggagggaagacagCATTCAGGATGACAGAGGCAGCTTTGTGACTACgcccacagcagagctgtcctCCCAGGAAGAAAGTCTGCTGGACAACTTCCTTGACTGGAGTTTAGACTCCTGCTCTGGGTATGAAGGTGATCAGGAAAGCGAAGGCGAGCGAGAAGGAGATG TGACCAGCCCCAGTGGGATCCTGGATGTGACAGTGCTGTACCTGGACCCTGCAGAGCACTGTGGCCAGGACTCCAGCGATGAGGACAGCCTGCCCGGGGAGTGGGATGGCTCTGGGGCACCCCATAGGGAGGGGGAGCTGCCAGGGGCATATCTCACCCCAAGGAATCCCAACCCAGAGGGGAGCTCGGGCTACTCTTCTGTCAACACTGCCAGTCCTACATCTTCTGTTGaaggcagccctggagctgctcccaaaCCTACCTCAGCACTGCCCCACAGCAATTCCATGAACAGGGAGCCATGCCAGCCCCATTACCTGCACAGGAGGCAAGTCAAGAGAAAAAACATGGCAGAACACACTGAAGAAAGGCTGAACTTGGCCTTCTTAAGTCTCTGA
- the CCNF gene encoding cyclin-F isoform X1, whose amino-acid sequence MCIARGITSRASVSLQVVHCRCSRCFSFPSKRRIIKRPRVLTFLNLPEDVLFHILKGLPAADILSVRAVHSYLKYLVDNHSSVWAHASFQDLWPSPNHLRMFERAAESGNFEAAVKLSLAYLYNEGLSITGHGRAEVNGIKASHYFSLAEHLNVCAVPFIWLFIRPPWSFSGSCCKAVVYESLKAECQLDKAQKGSILHSLAKVLNFFEDEGKKKESLEMLEESSKQGCLISSYLLWENNRKAAMSDPGRYLQSLRKLRDYAAKGCWEAQIALAKACGNGNQLGLEAKSSREMVSQIFQASLPISKQSIFTVQKGMNEIMRYILVDWLVEVATMKDFSSLCLHMTVGCVDRYLTLRPVPRARLQLLGIACMVICTRFISKEMLTIREAVWLTDNSYKYEELVRMMGEIISALEGKIRTPTILDYKEVLSSIVLLERRTLHLYSFICELSLLNTSLSVYSPAQLAAAALLLAKMLHGQAHPWTSQLSECTGFSQEDLLPCVLSLHQKCFHDDAPKDYRQVSLMAVKQRFEDERYEEIGKEQVMSYSQLCSLLGVKQKDPEPSPLHRNVAEIQTFLSSPSGKRAKRRREDSIQDDRGSFVTTPTAELSSQEESLLDNFLDWSLDSCSGYEGDQESEGEREGDVTSPSGILDVTVLYLDPAEHCGQDSSDEDSLPGEWDGSGAPHREGELPGAYLTPRNPNPEGSSGYSSVNTASPTSSVEGSPGAAPKPTSALPHSNSMNREPCQPHYLHRRQVKRKNMAEHTEERLNLAFLSL is encoded by the exons ATGTGTATTGCGCGTGGGATAACATCTCGGGCTTCTGTGAGTTTGCAGG tggtTCACTGTAGATGTTCcagatgtttttctttcccttcaaaGCGAAGGATAATAAAACGGCCTCGAGTCCTGACATTCTTGAACCTCCCCGAGGATGTTCTGTTTCACATCCTGAAGGGCCTCCCTGCTGCAGACATCCTCTCAGTCAGAGCT GTGCACTCATATCTTAAATACCTTGTGGATAATCATTCCAGTGTTTGGGCACATGCAAGTTTCCAAGACTTGTGGCCATCTCCAAACCATTTGAGGATGTTTGAAAG GGCTGCTGAAAGCGGTAACTTTGAAGCTGCTGTGAAGCTGAGCTTGGCGTACCTGTACAACGAAGGCC TGTCCATCACGGGCCACGGGCGTGCAGAAGTGAACGGAATAAAGGCATCTCACTACTTCAGCTTGGCAGAGCATCTGAATGTGTGTGCAGTCCCCTTTATCTGGCTCTTCATCCGTCCTCCCTGGTCCTTCTCTGGAAGCTGCTGTAAAGCTGTGGTCTATGAGAGTCTGAAAGCAGAGTGTCAGCTTGACAAG GCTCAGAAAGGATCTATTCTCCACAGCTTGGCTAAGGTTTTGAATTTCTTTGAG gatgaaggaaaaaagaaagaatccCTTGAAATGCTTGAAGAATCATCAAAACAGGGTTGTTTAATCAGCTCCTACCTCCTTtgggaaaacaacagaaaagctGCT ATGTCGGATCCTGGCAGATACCTCCAAAGTCTCAGGAAGCTACGAGACTACGcagccaagggctgctgggaagcACAG ATAGCTTTAGCCAAAGCTTGTGGGAATGGAAACCAACTAGGATTAGAAGCAAAATCTTCCAGGGAAATGGTTTCTCAAATCTTTCAAGCTTCCCTTCCTATCAGCAAGCAAAGCATCTTCACTGTGCAGAAAGGAATGAATGAAATAATGAG GTATATCCTGGTGGACTGGCTGGTGGAAGTGGCCACCATGAAGGACTTTTCTAGCCTGTGCCTTCACATGACAGTGGGATGTGTGGACCGTTATTTGACGCTGAGACCTGTACCTCGTGCTCGGCTCCAGCTTTTGGGAATAGCCTGCATGGTCATTTGCACACG TTTCATCAGCAAAGAGATGCTGACGATACGGGAAGCTGTGTGGCTGACAGACAACTCCTACAAATATGAAGAGTTGGTCAGAATGATGGGCGAGATCATTTCTGCCTTAGAAGGAAAGATAAGG ACACCCACCATTTTGGACTACAAAGAAGTTCTGTCAAGTATTGTCTTGCTGGAGAGAAGAACTCTTCACCTTTACAGCTTCATCTGTGAGCTGTCCCTCCTGAACACGAGCCTCAGCGTGTattccccagcccagctggctgctgctgcactgctgctggccaagATGCTGCATGGACAAG CACACCCCTGGACCAGCCAGCTGTCTGAGTGCACTGGGTTCTCTCAAGAAGACCTCTTGCCCTGCGTGCTGAGCCTCCACCAAAAGTG CTTCCACGACGATGCCCCAAAGGATTACAGGCAGGTGTCCCTAATGGCAGTAAAACAGCGATTTGAAGATGAGCGCTATGAAGAAATCGGCAAAGAACAG gTTATGAGTTACAGCCAGCTCTGTTCATTGTTGGGTGTGAAACAGAAGGACCCAGAGCCCAGTCCCTTGCACAGGAATGTAGCGGAAATTCAGACTTTCCTCAGCTCTCCCTCTGGAAAGAGAGCTAAAAG gaggagggaagacagCATTCAGGATGACAGAGGCAGCTTTGTGACTACgcccacagcagagctgtcctCCCAGGAAGAAAGTCTGCTGGACAACTTCCTTGACTGGAGTTTAGACTCCTGCTCTGGGTATGAAGGTGATCAGGAAAGCGAAGGCGAGCGAGAAGGAGATG TGACCAGCCCCAGTGGGATCCTGGATGTGACAGTGCTGTACCTGGACCCTGCAGAGCACTGTGGCCAGGACTCCAGCGATGAGGACAGCCTGCCCGGGGAGTGGGATGGCTCTGGGGCACCCCATAGGGAGGGGGAGCTGCCAGGGGCATATCTCACCCCAAGGAATCCCAACCCAGAGGGGAGCTCGGGCTACTCTTCTGTCAACACTGCCAGTCCTACATCTTCTGTTGaaggcagccctggagctgctcccaaaCCTACCTCAGCACTGCCCCACAGCAATTCCATGAACAGGGAGCCATGCCAGCCCCATTACCTGCACAGGAGGCAAGTCAAGAGAAAAAACATGGCAGAACACACTGAAGAAAGGCTGAACTTGGCCTTCTTAAGTCTCTGA
- the CCNF gene encoding cyclin-F isoform X3: MVHCRCSRCFSFPSKRRIIKRPRVLTFLNLPEDVLFHILKGLPAADILSVRAVHSYLKYLVDNHSSVWAHASFQDLWPSPNHLRMFERAAESGNFEAAVKLSLAYLYNEGLSITGHGRAEVNGIKASHYFSLAEHLNVCAVPFIWLFIRPPWSFSGSCCKAVVYESLKAECQLDKAQKGSILHSLAKVLNFFEDEGKKKESLEMLEESSKQGCLISSYLLWENNRKAAMSDPGRYLQSLRKLRDYAAKGCWEAQIALAKACGNGNQLGLEAKSSREMVSQIFQASLPISKQSIFTVQKGMNEIMRYILVDWLVEVATMKDFSSLCLHMTVGCVDRYLTLRPVPRARLQLLGIACMVICTRFISKEMLTIREAVWLTDNSYKYEELVRMMGEIISALEGKIRTPTILDYKEVLSSIVLLERRTLHLYSFICELSLLNTSLSVYSPAQLAAAALLLAKMLHGQAHPWTSQLSECTGFSQEDLLPCVLSLHQKCFHDDAPKDYRQVSLMAVKQRFEDERYEEIGKEQVMSYSQLCSLLGVKQKDPEPSPLHRNVAEIQTFLSSPSGKRAKRRREDSIQDDRGSFVTTPTAELSSQEESLLDNFLDWSLDSCSGYEGDQESEGEREGDVTSPSGILDVTVLYLDPAEHCGQDSSDEDSLPGEWDGSGAPHREGELPGAYLTPRNPNPEGSSGYSSVNTASPTSSVEGSPGAAPKPTSALPHSNSMNREPCQPHYLHRRQVKRKNMAEHTEERLNLAFLSL; this comes from the exons A tggtTCACTGTAGATGTTCcagatgtttttctttcccttcaaaGCGAAGGATAATAAAACGGCCTCGAGTCCTGACATTCTTGAACCTCCCCGAGGATGTTCTGTTTCACATCCTGAAGGGCCTCCCTGCTGCAGACATCCTCTCAGTCAGAGCT GTGCACTCATATCTTAAATACCTTGTGGATAATCATTCCAGTGTTTGGGCACATGCAAGTTTCCAAGACTTGTGGCCATCTCCAAACCATTTGAGGATGTTTGAAAG GGCTGCTGAAAGCGGTAACTTTGAAGCTGCTGTGAAGCTGAGCTTGGCGTACCTGTACAACGAAGGCC TGTCCATCACGGGCCACGGGCGTGCAGAAGTGAACGGAATAAAGGCATCTCACTACTTCAGCTTGGCAGAGCATCTGAATGTGTGTGCAGTCCCCTTTATCTGGCTCTTCATCCGTCCTCCCTGGTCCTTCTCTGGAAGCTGCTGTAAAGCTGTGGTCTATGAGAGTCTGAAAGCAGAGTGTCAGCTTGACAAG GCTCAGAAAGGATCTATTCTCCACAGCTTGGCTAAGGTTTTGAATTTCTTTGAG gatgaaggaaaaaagaaagaatccCTTGAAATGCTTGAAGAATCATCAAAACAGGGTTGTTTAATCAGCTCCTACCTCCTTtgggaaaacaacagaaaagctGCT ATGTCGGATCCTGGCAGATACCTCCAAAGTCTCAGGAAGCTACGAGACTACGcagccaagggctgctgggaagcACAG ATAGCTTTAGCCAAAGCTTGTGGGAATGGAAACCAACTAGGATTAGAAGCAAAATCTTCCAGGGAAATGGTTTCTCAAATCTTTCAAGCTTCCCTTCCTATCAGCAAGCAAAGCATCTTCACTGTGCAGAAAGGAATGAATGAAATAATGAG GTATATCCTGGTGGACTGGCTGGTGGAAGTGGCCACCATGAAGGACTTTTCTAGCCTGTGCCTTCACATGACAGTGGGATGTGTGGACCGTTATTTGACGCTGAGACCTGTACCTCGTGCTCGGCTCCAGCTTTTGGGAATAGCCTGCATGGTCATTTGCACACG TTTCATCAGCAAAGAGATGCTGACGATACGGGAAGCTGTGTGGCTGACAGACAACTCCTACAAATATGAAGAGTTGGTCAGAATGATGGGCGAGATCATTTCTGCCTTAGAAGGAAAGATAAGG ACACCCACCATTTTGGACTACAAAGAAGTTCTGTCAAGTATTGTCTTGCTGGAGAGAAGAACTCTTCACCTTTACAGCTTCATCTGTGAGCTGTCCCTCCTGAACACGAGCCTCAGCGTGTattccccagcccagctggctgctgctgcactgctgctggccaagATGCTGCATGGACAAG CACACCCCTGGACCAGCCAGCTGTCTGAGTGCACTGGGTTCTCTCAAGAAGACCTCTTGCCCTGCGTGCTGAGCCTCCACCAAAAGTG CTTCCACGACGATGCCCCAAAGGATTACAGGCAGGTGTCCCTAATGGCAGTAAAACAGCGATTTGAAGATGAGCGCTATGAAGAAATCGGCAAAGAACAG gTTATGAGTTACAGCCAGCTCTGTTCATTGTTGGGTGTGAAACAGAAGGACCCAGAGCCCAGTCCCTTGCACAGGAATGTAGCGGAAATTCAGACTTTCCTCAGCTCTCCCTCTGGAAAGAGAGCTAAAAG gaggagggaagacagCATTCAGGATGACAGAGGCAGCTTTGTGACTACgcccacagcagagctgtcctCCCAGGAAGAAAGTCTGCTGGACAACTTCCTTGACTGGAGTTTAGACTCCTGCTCTGGGTATGAAGGTGATCAGGAAAGCGAAGGCGAGCGAGAAGGAGATG TGACCAGCCCCAGTGGGATCCTGGATGTGACAGTGCTGTACCTGGACCCTGCAGAGCACTGTGGCCAGGACTCCAGCGATGAGGACAGCCTGCCCGGGGAGTGGGATGGCTCTGGGGCACCCCATAGGGAGGGGGAGCTGCCAGGGGCATATCTCACCCCAAGGAATCCCAACCCAGAGGGGAGCTCGGGCTACTCTTCTGTCAACACTGCCAGTCCTACATCTTCTGTTGaaggcagccctggagctgctcccaaaCCTACCTCAGCACTGCCCCACAGCAATTCCATGAACAGGGAGCCATGCCAGCCCCATTACCTGCACAGGAGGCAAGTCAAGAGAAAAAACATGGCAGAACACACTGAAGAAAGGCTGAACTTGGCCTTCTTAAGTCTCTGA